The window ACATCAACCATATATGCCAGGTCACGAAAATCGGCCTTATATGCCGGCTCAGGCTCAGTTTCAGCCTCGGCAATATATGCCAGGTCACGAACATGGGCCTTATATGCCAGCTCAGCCTCAATCTCAACCTCAGCCATATATGCCATGTCATGAAAACGGGCCTTATATGCCAGCTCAGCCTCATTCTCAACCTCAGCAATATATGCCAGCTCAGCCTCAGACACAGCCAGACCCATATATGATGCATGGATCGCAACCTCAAATGAATATGCAAGGGCCACTGCAACCTAGCCAGTATCCACCACCACCAGGGCTAGTTCCTAATCTTCCTCCTCCTCAGTTCAATGGTCCTGTACCTGTGACATCCACTCTACCCTCTCCAAGTTTCAATCAGATGTATAATGGTTTTCATTCTCTTCAGAATAACGGCTTCGGATCACTACAGTCACCTACATCTCAGTTTGGTATGCCATCTCCTACCTACCCGAATATGTTATCTCCTAGATCACCTAACCCATTGCTGTCACCAGGAGTTCAGTATCCTCAACCACTCACCCCAAACTTCTCGTTCTCACAACTAGCTCAATCAGGAAGTAGTGGACCTGGGGATGGTCCAGGTCTGCCTCAGCCACCTCCATCTCCAGGGCTCGTGTTCCCTTTATCTCCAGGATTATTCCCAGTCCCAAGTCCAAGTTGGGGTGATTACTAGGTTGTGCTTCTCTATCCGTAAATCtcatcatgtttttttttttttgtatcaagTCTGCCTAGGCTAGTCTGTACTATGAAAGAAGCTTAATCTTGAGAGTCTAGAGTAGAATAGACGCAGCCGCATAGACGTGtgaaatgcaaataaaaaaagtGCTTTTTATACGTTTTTCCTCTGTAGTGGGGGTTCTTATAGGTAAAAGCTTTACTTGGGAATCATAGGATGATGACGATCattacttttcttttgtttttcacaGAATATGCTGTATTGTGGGAATTTGTACACAAACTAGAAACAAAACTCTGTCAATTTATATGATTCTTTGGTGTTTCTAAAGCATGTATCCGtgtatttttttactttaaaaattcatgatgaatataattataattaatttgatcaaaaaaaagaatataattataattaatttgcGACAAAACAAAGAATGATCaatactaatataataaattcgATAACTGCTAACGATTAATTAAGGCTTCACGCACCTAAAACATCATCCTACCATGATCACAAATTTACATTATTCGTACAGAGAGAGTGGAGCAAATAACATAGAAAGAAAATGCCAATACGATCAAAGTTCAAAGGGAAAGAAGCTGCTTGGGCAGACTCAAGAGAATTGGAAGCTAATGCATGCTCTCTCTCCCCCGGACATTTCTGGTTCGGTCATTGTACCTCAGTATTGGAGTCATGAACCTCACAATCCTCCTCTGTCTCTCTGGAGTCCAGACTGGGGTACGTGGAATTACTTCTCCGTTCAAAAACAACTCACCTGCATTTAGCAACAACATTCACCAAAAGACTAGATCAGCTAATTACAAAATAACCAGCTGAAAAAGATCATTTTACACATGAACAAAGCATCAGAGAAAAGATTTTTTGAAAGACGCAGAACAAGTGTCCAAGGGCCGGTACTGGTCAAAGCCGAATGAAACATTCGTCTATAGTCTCcaatttttttgaagaaattaCATAAACACAAGTTCTCaagtttgtaaaataaaaattccaTGGCTAATACTGCAAGTGTCGATGAACTTTACCTCCGTAGTCTTTGTACTCTGGATCAACATAAGAGTCTGGAAGCACGTATAACACCAGGTATTCCTGAACACTCAACAGAACCCAAGACATATCAATTACACAAACAACATCATCTCGCTCCCAAGTTTTTGCCATTGAGACTGGTGTGTTTCCTTGGCGATGACGAGACCAGGGTTTAACGATCGTCTGATGAAAATAAATTGGGCTTGAGGTTTTGTTAATGGGCTTTATATGAGGTTGATTTGAATGAGGCGATGGTAATTCAGTTAACGAAccaattttaagattttttcaggTCATTGTGTCTCACTTTTCCTTGtaatgattttgttttgttatttggtTAGAAAtgttcaattttatattttttgtcaacatattcaatgtttattaatttcactaaaagtaaatatatttttgttagaagCTAAATGAGTTTcgatcaacaaaaaaaaataaacgaaaaaataataataattaaaactcTATGTTCGGGATATTTCgagattaataaaaaaattacaaataatacAATAACACAAGTCATTgtaaatacattttattaatttaacttAATAATTTAAGACAAGACAAGACAGTTACCTCCGTTGGGAACAGATTCTGATCCCGTTTATCTCTACGTGTCAAAAACTCAATGGTTGCGCATATACGCTTCATCAACATTACCTATCCTCCTAACCGTTCGATTAAAATCCAACGGACCAAACAAAACCTTATCTCTCCAGCTTCAGATCCTGTACAAATTCAAAGACACAAACAAGCAAAGGAACATGCACagaagaagaagtgaaagaGACAAATGAATAAGACGATGTACAGAGAGACTTCACCGGCCGGAGATCACAATTGAGTTTATTAGTCTCGGAGTACCTCGACGAAGCAACAATGGAGCTTCCGTTGCTCTCTTACACGAACTCAGCCTCGTTTTCTCGGACAGGCTTATGCTCttcgtcttcctcctcctcctcgacTAGTATTAATGACTTCTTAGAGAGAAGAAGGAGCTTGAGAATGAGATTAAATGGTGGTGAAACGTCACGAAGCGTTAAAACTTTCGCTGGACGAAGCAGTGAAGGGATAGAGAAAACAGACGGCGgcgtaggaggaggaggacaGTTCGCCGGTCCTGCCATGGAGGTCACTACACTTGATCGTGGCTTTGCTAACTCCACCACTGTTGATTTCCCGATTTGGGACAAGATCGGCGCCGTTGTTAGACTTACTTACGGGATCGGTGGGTTGATTTACACATAGTATTTATTCATTCGGTTTGgatcaaaatattaaatgtgTGTGTTTGGATGATTAGGAATATATGGAGCAATGGCTGTAGCAGGAAGGTTCATATGTTCAGTGACTGGGATTGACTCATCTGGTGGGTTTGATCCTTCTCTTGATGCACTTCTCTCCGGACTTGGCTATGCAACACCACCTATCATGGCTCTTCTCTTCATACTCGATGTGAGCATTACTAACCTCTTATTATTATTCTagtttttgtttgaattggtTTTTTAAAGAATTTATGTTTGATTTCAGGATGAAGTTGTGAAACTTTCTCCGCACGCAAGGGCTATTAGAGATGTGGAAGATGAGGAGCTAAGAAGCTTTTTCTTCGGAATGTCTCCATGGCAGGTAAAAATATTGAGGTTTTTGTTTCTTGGTTTTTGAGGTTTTAATTTATGGTTATGTGTTTTCAGTTTATACTTATTGTCGTGGCCAGTTCCGTAGGAGAAGAGCTCTTTTACCGTGTTGCTGTACAGGTATGGTCTCATTGAACACCTAGAATCATTGATTAGCAACTTTGATTGAGTTATGGCTGATCAAATCTCTAATTCTCACAGGGTGCTCTGTCCGATATATTCTTGAGAGGAACACAACTGATGACAGATTCTAGAGGCATGGCAGCTCTGGTAAAACTAACTCACATTTTTTGCTACATGCATATATAGTTTTTCTTggattttaatattatgttgtTGTTAACCTCTAGACCGGCGTATTTCCTCCGTTTGTACCATTTGCTCAAGCATTTGCAGCTGTGATCACCGCAACACTCACAGGCTCTCTCTACTTTCTTGCTGCTTCTCCAAAAGGTTTTAGTATTTGATCTCTTAATCTTCTAGTTTCTTAGTTGACTCTCTGTCCCTTCTCACTCTCGTTTTCACTTTCAGACCCGATATACATTGTTGCCCCGGTCCTAAGATCACGCCGCGATGATTTTAAGAAGCTTTTGTCAGGTACTAGCTActtctcctttcttcttctgatcATATTGTTTCTGAGATAGGGTTTAAATCAACGAAGTGTTGGTCTAATGGCTAAATATTTTGGATTATCAAATAGGGATCTAAGGATTGATATTGCTCTCCCCTAACGAGAGCTAGTTTAAAATGATTTGGACCTCATCCTAGGAAATATAGAAaccacttaaaaaaaaaaaggtttggaAAGATAGCTTGGGGAACAAGAAAATGTAAACTGGTTTGGTACAGGAGAAAATAGGGTTTGGTTTTCATACTATTTGAACAGCTGGTTTTTGACATCTTTCTTTTGGCATTGCTTTGTGCACAGCTTGGTACGAGAAGAGACAGATGAAGAAGATTTACTCTCCTCTCCTTGAAGGACTATTAGCCCTCTACCTCGGTATTGAATGGGTTCAGGTACAATCTCCGGTTTGGTTTAGTATGCAATAATACCAAAACTCAACGCTTTgatcaatttaaaaatattacctGCCTCATTCttaattattttcatttccaGACGGATAATATTTTAGCACCGATGATGACGCATGGGATATACTCGGCGGTAATATTAGGGAATGGACTGTGGAAAATTCACGATCACCGTAGAAGATTACGTCAGAGAATTGAACGGATTAGATCGGAGAGTGGAGACCAGTGAGCAGCTTTTAAATTATCTATAGATTTTAATTGGTGCGGGTGGGTGGATGTGTGTGTATTTTTTTGGTATGGGGTCGTATAGTAATTAGAGAAATTAGGTAGGACCTATTCCATAAAATTTAGACAGATGTTGCAATATACAGTAGGAAACTTATATGGTATACTACATAAGTTTGTATTTATGAGGTTCAAGAACAATAAACTTAAGTCTCTTTTACTCTCTTTGGCCCATATATATGTTCGTTTGAATAGAAAAAGCAAGAAACCAGATGTGAGACTGAAGAACAGAACAATAATTCGAGCACTTGAAAGAGTTTTAATAATTTCAGTTTCAAACTTTTGATTTGGAGACTAAATTGTGGATGTTAAAATCcacaacatatattttataattggttgtaGGAAATTAGGAAAATGAAGTAcgaaaatttatgaataaaattttagtatatataatgAAGTAAAGATGTACAAGAATGATCAATCGGTCTGATGTGCTTGAAACAAGCTAGTTGAGCGTACAATGTAGTGTGTTTATCAAATATCAGTAATGTATATGTGTGTGTTTATCAAATAGCAGTATATTGTTCATTTTGAATCTGAGTTATTTTTTTATAGCTTCATACCGAGATCAACCATTTGACTTATCTCTTGTATATATGCAGCATCTAACTATCACAACCATTGTTCGATTCGTTCAGTATTTGCTTTGACTTGGTATTAATTGTTTTGGAGTTCACCACCTCCAATTCAATGTAGTTTATAAGATACATGAAATGATTGGGTGTTGATCGATTGAATCACGGATAATGTGAAACCTACTCCGTTCTAGATAAGTTTTAAATAAACTGGATTTAGGTATGAAATGAAATCCTGCTCAACACTGATAACGGCGCCTACGCCTACCTACGTGCTTACTCTTGTTCTTAAGCTGGGCTCCAAACTTGAGCTTAACACTAACGAAACCACGAAATTTTCTTGTTCCTTTAGAGCGTTGATGCCTTACGTGAGTAATTCATATATACaattattttccttttcttgAATATGATTTGATTAATTTCTAGGTAAATATTGTTCGAATAACTTTAGCAAAagaatttttttccaaaaaaaagagaagtacGGAGGTAAAATATGAATCCGTTGTAATTAATCAATAATTTGGTATCCGAAGATTGGTCCAAACTAATTAGCCCTTTCtcgagaaacaaaaaaaaaaggattggTCCAAACTACGGATGGAAGGGAAGAGGATAAACTAAATAATGACTTCAACTGCTGGAATCATgtcacttttttttgtcaactgagcTAATGTCTTCTTAACACACTCAAAtcttaattaattttcataaaacgACAAAAGAAGGCGGTAGTGGGTAGGCATCTTGTGGAGGAGCAAACCGTATTATTATACTGGTAGCTAGctgttaagaaaaataatattatttcagatttccttttttttatttctctaaCGTTCAGATCATTATTTAAACTAAATTATTCCGAACACCAACTCGAACAAAAAGAAGGTTATtctttatggaaaaataaaattacatagaGACTGATTGATAGTTGTTTTAGGTGCTGTCCACAACTCAATTTATTTCTATAGCACCAAATTCAGAGTAATCgagctttaaattttttttttaaaccacaGTTATTGAAATAACCTACATCTGTACAAATGCTTTGCAGAGCCAAATATCCCAAGCAAATTTTTAGTGCTTTCCAGAAAATTttacagcaataaaatctaaagccacagcaaaaagtttacagatttttttttagagcaaaagtTTTAAAGTTACACCAATTACCAATCAGACCCATAGTTTCTCAGTAAAATTATGttgacattaaaaaaaaatcctaaattaattatatatatacatagctGAAAAATTTGCAAAAACTCTAAAATAGTAATTCTTGTATCAACTAGCATAGTTACACCAAAGAACAATAATAACAAGAATAACTCGTTATAAACTTATAgttgtttgtttgattttttttaaaaagcacatcattttatatttacaatatctTTAGTTTGTTATCTATGAGGAGAAAAAGATTCCAAAAATGTTAGCATAATAAGATGCTTGCGTCTGTGGGGTTTATTAAACTAAAGAACTCTTCACATTTACGGTCTTATTCTAAATTTCTTAATCATCAGATCAGATCAAAATCTCTATATAGAAATCATATCGCTTATTGATAAGATTTTACATGACACACTTGGGCGTAATCTCAAATTTCACAATTTATAAATAATCCAAAACACTTACAAAGCAAAAACAAACATTTGGTCAGATCACATTTGCTTAAAAAGTTCGATAGCCATCTGTATACGACATATTTTAACAATAACATAATGCGAATTAATGATCGGCATGTATATTAAGCATGTTGTCTGTCGCAAAGACCAACAAAAACACTAACAGACAGTTCAATTATAAcacgaaaattaaaatatttgacgTTATATATGATCTAAATAAATTAGCTCCAAAGTCCATGCAATTAATTAACTCTTGTATTAGAATGGCGATTGGTGGAatcatataattataatattagatgATCATTTTTAATAAGTTTGGGTAGAGTAGAATTGATAACTAAACAATGctaataaattattaatgacGGCttcttgatttattattaaaaatggcTCCATCGCGAAATTAGCACAAGAAGCCGTCACACGTTGTCCGCCGTTGCTGTCAGTCTACCCCTTTCCGTATAATCCGTTGTTCTTAAATTATTGTTTCTTCGTATAAACTATTGCTTTTGCCATTCgtaatttagttttaattacTAATTTTACTATTATTTAGGAAGGTATATAGTtagggtgggcgttcgggtacccgttcgggttcgggtcgggtatttcggattttcgggtatttcggtatagaggtgtaagacccgttcgggtatttgtatacttcggatcgggttcgggtatttttagttcggtttcggttatttcggatcgggtttggatatttagattttgaaaaaaaattaaatttttcatttcttaaatttcttgtatttaagaatataaattttacttaactttttttttatttttaatagattaaatggttaatagatttgaacataacattttaaaactaaaaatgcattaatttagttattgttttaaaattttggatgtaactttttgttaatttttgaaataaaaaaacttgacatgcttTTTAAGTGAGtaccaaatcattttttccgtaattgcatgtatatcatatgaacttaaagtatgtgtagtgttaatataaatattttatataaaataagagatgtaaactagaaatataaggttaattatacatatgttcggttatcttcggatattgatatcttgcatatttacattgttttatccatttattcatatgcattttcatcatatagattaggacttagccatgtctaggttgcattttgcatgcatatgtctctatcaggtatttgagtaccacatggagtttctggagacatttgggtgcatttggagctcgaaaggaggtgattagagtgatcccgaagcctggagcgacttgtcggagcgacgggctgaggtcgctccgtgttttgtttctgctcgaacttgtgatttctcaagggcattttggtcatttcattatgcacgtttttattttctaaacctatgttttattactctgtaagccaccaggaggcagatcatctttgttcttagaaaaaccaccaaaaaacctttggaaagtgatctctttgaatcaattgatcaattttgttattgaaattctgtgttccttttatttcttgtatttctctacatgattaatctgaaatccaacatgggtttaagagggatcatggagattagtgagtaatcaccttttgaattcatgggttagggagattaagggtgattaggttagaactaggatgttttagtgtagatcattcatatttccttgctagtagagtgaacataaagcatcttctgagttggccactcaattgttgatccttaggca of the Brassica rapa cultivar Chiifu-401-42 chromosome A03, CAAS_Brap_v3.01, whole genome shotgun sequence genome contains:
- the LOC103857562 gene encoding protein HAIKU1 isoform X1, with the translated sequence MDRPRQNDHLGVNKIGKNIRKSPLTQPSVAAHANLAAEAARPQAQPQVYNINRSDFRSIVQQLTGSPSRESLPGPPQNNSPKPQNTRLQRIRPPPLMQINQPGAPLHHHHPHSLMGPPPPQWHMPQVTQQQQQQPMMGQGDQFWSNTTESPLSGYMRYLQSPLGDAGSSGNHMQPPGHEHGPYMPAHEQPPYMLAQPQPQSQHQPYMPGHENRPYMPAQAQFQPRQYMPGHEHGPYMPAQPQSQPQPYMPCHENGPYMPAQPHSQPQQYMPAQPQTQPDPYMMHGSQPQMNMQGPLQPSQYPPPPGLVPNLPPPQFNGPVPVTSTLPSPSFNQMYNGFHSLQNNGFGSLQSPTSQFGMPSPTYPNMLSPRSPNPLLSPGVQYPQPLTPNFSFSQLAQSGSSGPGDGPGLPQPPPSPGLVFPLSPGLFPVPSPSWGDY
- the LOC103857562 gene encoding protein HAIKU1 isoform X2, with the protein product MDRPRQNDHLGVNKIGKNIRKSPLTQPSVAAHANLAAEAARPQAQPQVYNINRSDFRSIVQQLTGSPSRESLPGPPQNNSPKPQNTRLQRIRPPPLMQINQPGAPLHHHHPHSLMGPPPPQWHMPQVTQQQQQQPMMGQGDQFWSNTTESPLSGYMRYLQSPLGDAGSSGNHMQPPGHEHGPYMPAHEQPPYMLAQPQPQSQHQPYMPGHENRPYMPAQAQFQPRQYMPGHEHGPYMPAQPQSQPQPYMPCHENGPYMPAQPHSQPQQYMPAQPQTQPDPYMMHGSQPQMNMQGPLQPSQYPPPPGLVPNLPPPQFNGPVPVTSTLPSPSFNQMYNGFHSLQNNGFGSLQSPTSQFGVQYPQPLTPNFSFSQLAQSGSSGPGDGPGLPQPPPSPGLVFPLSPGLFPVPSPSWGDY
- the LOC103857564 gene encoding uncharacterized protein LOC103857564 gives rise to the protein MELPLLSYTNSASFSRTGLCSSSSSSSSTSINDFLERRRSLRMRLNGGETSRSVKTFAGRSSEGIEKTDGGVGGGGQFAGPAMEVTTLDRGFANSTTVDFPIWDKIGAVVRLTYGIGIYGAMAVAGRFICSVTGIDSSGGFDPSLDALLSGLGYATPPIMALLFILDDEVVKLSPHARAIRDVEDEELRSFFFGMSPWQFILIVVASSVGEELFYRVAVQGALSDIFLRGTQLMTDSRGMAALTGVFPPFVPFAQAFAAVITATLTGSLYFLAASPKDPIYIVAPVLRSRRDDFKKLLSAWYEKRQMKKIYSPLLEGLLALYLGIEWVQTDNILAPMMTHGIYSAVILGNGLWKIHDHRRRLRQRIERIRSESGDQ